From Cellulomonas chengniuliangii, the proteins below share one genomic window:
- a CDS encoding Sir2 family NAD-dependent protein deacetylase, which produces MTLSTALPRPAAGSLEDVVDLLRGRRLAVLTGAGISTDSGIPDYRGPDSPPRTPMTFQQFVGDEAFRRHYWARNHVGWRHMHRTEPNAGHRALAELEARGVVNGVITQNVDLLHEEAGSRTVIDLHGRYDRVVCLRCGTVRPRAEVAERLEALNPGFVESVGAVADIEIAPDADAVIESTADFRIASCWAPDPDGGAGECGGMLKPDIVYFGENVPKERVERAFALVDDAQALLVAGSSLTVMSGRRFVVHASRTGKPVVIVNQGPTRGDALATLTLDAGTTPTLTALARRL; this is translated from the coding sequence GTGACCCTCTCGACTGCGCTCCCCCGCCCTGCGGCCGGCTCGCTCGAGGACGTGGTCGACCTGCTCCGCGGCAGGCGGCTGGCTGTGCTGACGGGCGCGGGCATCTCGACGGACTCGGGGATCCCGGACTACCGCGGCCCGGATTCGCCGCCGCGCACCCCCATGACGTTCCAGCAGTTCGTGGGCGATGAGGCGTTCCGCCGGCACTACTGGGCCCGCAACCACGTCGGTTGGCGGCACATGCACCGCACGGAGCCGAACGCGGGCCATCGGGCGTTGGCCGAGCTGGAGGCGCGTGGGGTGGTGAACGGCGTCATCACGCAGAACGTGGACCTGCTCCATGAGGAGGCGGGATCGCGCACGGTGATCGACCTGCACGGCCGGTACGACCGGGTGGTGTGCCTGCGCTGCGGCACGGTGCGCCCGCGGGCCGAGGTGGCGGAGCGGTTGGAGGCGCTCAACCCGGGGTTCGTGGAGTCGGTGGGCGCCGTGGCGGACATCGAGATCGCGCCGGACGCCGATGCGGTGATCGAGTCGACGGCGGACTTCCGGATCGCGTCGTGCTGGGCCCCCGACCCGGACGGCGGCGCCGGCGAGTGCGGCGGGATGCTGAAGCCGGACATCGTGTACTTCGGCGAGAACGTGCCGAAGGAGCGGGTCGAGCGGGCGTTCGCGCTGGTGGACGACGCGCAGGCGCTGCTCGTCGCCGGATCGTCCCTGACGGTCATGTCGGGCCGGCGCTTCGTGGTGCACGCCTCCCGGACGGGCAAGCCGGTGGTCATCGTCAACCAGGGGCCGACCCGGGGCGACGCCCTCGCCACCCTCACCCTCGACGCGGGCACCACGCCGACGCTGACGGCTTTGGCGCGGCGCCTCTAG
- a CDS encoding nucleoside deaminase — translation MTSMIGLPRDAEDMACALAEARSALATGDVPVGAVVIGPDGGIVGRGHNQREATGDPTAHAEVLALRDASERLGRWRLDDCTLVVTLEPCLMCAGATVLARVPRLVLGAWDPKAGACGSQWDVVRDRRLNHRVEVIGGVREAECGELLREFFAEHRADPGRPAD, via the coding sequence ATGACCAGCATGATCGGCCTGCCGCGTGACGCAGAAGACATGGCGTGCGCGCTCGCAGAGGCGCGCTCCGCCCTCGCCACCGGCGACGTCCCGGTCGGGGCGGTCGTCATCGGGCCGGACGGCGGCATCGTCGGGCGCGGGCACAACCAGCGCGAGGCCACCGGCGACCCCACCGCGCACGCCGAGGTGCTGGCGCTGCGCGACGCCTCCGAGCGGCTCGGGCGCTGGCGGCTCGACGACTGCACCCTCGTCGTCACCCTCGAGCCCTGCCTGATGTGCGCGGGCGCCACCGTGCTGGCCCGCGTCCCACGGCTGGTGCTGGGCGCCTGGGACCCCAAGGCCGGGGCGTGCGGCTCGCAGTGGGACGTGGTGCGCGACCGGCGGCTCAACCACCGCGTCGAGGTCATCGGCGGGGTGCGGGAGGCCGAGTGCGGGGAGCTGCTGCGCGAGTTCTTCGCCGAGCACCGGGCCGACCCGGGCCGACCGGCCGACTAG
- the upp gene encoding uracil phosphoribosyltransferase yields MRLHVADHPLVAHKLTVLRDERTASPTFRLLVDELVTLLAYEATREVRTEPTVIQTPVTQTTGIKLADPRPLVVPILRAGLGMLEGMTRLLPTAEVGFLGMQRDEETLEAITYANRLPDDLAGRQCFLLDPMLATGATLVAAIDFLFARGARDVTAVCLLAAPEGLKVLEDAVGDRGDVKVVVASVDERLNENAYIVPGLGDAGDRLYGVV; encoded by the coding sequence ATGCGCCTGCACGTCGCCGACCACCCGCTGGTCGCCCACAAGCTCACCGTCCTGCGAGACGAGCGGACGGCGTCCCCGACGTTCCGGCTGCTGGTCGACGAGCTGGTGACGCTGCTCGCGTACGAGGCCACCCGCGAGGTCCGCACGGAGCCCACCGTCATCCAGACTCCGGTCACGCAGACCACCGGCATCAAGCTGGCGGACCCGCGTCCGCTGGTGGTGCCCATCCTGCGCGCCGGCCTGGGGATGCTCGAGGGGATGACCCGCCTGCTGCCCACGGCCGAGGTCGGCTTCCTGGGCATGCAGCGCGACGAGGAGACCCTCGAGGCGATCACCTACGCGAACCGCCTCCCGGACGACCTGGCGGGCCGCCAGTGCTTCCTGCTGGACCCGATGCTGGCCACGGGCGCCACGCTCGTCGCCGCGATCGACTTCCTGTTCGCCCGCGGGGCCCGCGACGTGACGGCCGTGTGCCTGCTGGCCGCGCCCGAGGGCCTGAAGGTCCTCGAGGACGCCGTCGGCGACCGGGGCGACGTCAAGGTGGTCGTCGCGTCGGTGGACGAGCGGCTCAACGAGAACGCGTACATCGTCCCGGGCCTGGGCGACGCGGGCGACCGCCTGTACGGCGTCGTCTGA
- a CDS encoding SDR family oxidoreductase — MRIVIAGGHGQIARRLTRLLVARGDTPIAIVRNPEHIPDVRSDGAGAVLIDLEKVDPGALPGALSGADAVVFAAGAGPGSGAARKDTVDRAAAAALADAASHAGVHRYILVSSMGAGEEPPEDASEAFAAYLRAKTASERYLAGHELDWTILRPGRLTDEPGTGRVRLDTEAPPGSVPRDDVAAVIAALLHEPLSSGLTLELVSGDVPIEAAVAAVTELED, encoded by the coding sequence ATGCGCATCGTCATCGCCGGAGGCCACGGCCAGATCGCCCGTCGTCTGACTCGCCTGCTGGTGGCACGCGGGGACACGCCCATAGCGATCGTGCGCAACCCCGAGCACATCCCCGACGTCCGGAGCGACGGCGCGGGCGCGGTGCTGATCGACCTCGAGAAGGTCGACCCCGGCGCGTTGCCCGGCGCCCTGTCCGGCGCCGACGCGGTGGTGTTCGCCGCAGGGGCCGGCCCGGGCAGCGGCGCCGCCCGCAAGGACACCGTCGATCGGGCGGCTGCCGCGGCACTGGCCGACGCCGCCTCCCACGCGGGCGTCCACCGCTACATCCTGGTGTCGTCGATGGGCGCGGGCGAGGAGCCACCCGAGGACGCGTCGGAGGCGTTCGCCGCGTACCTGCGCGCCAAGACGGCCAGCGAGCGCTACCTGGCCGGTCACGAGCTGGACTGGACGATCCTGCGGCCCGGCCGCCTGACCGATGAGCCCGGCACCGGCCGGGTCCGCCTGGACACCGAGGCGCCTCCCGGGTCGGTGCCACGGGACGACGTGGCCGCGGTGATCGCCGCGCTGCTGCACGAGCCGCTCTCCTCGGGCCTGACCCTCGAGCTGGTCTCCGGCGACGTCCCCATCGAGGCCGCGGTCGCCGCGGTGACCGAGCTCGAAGACTGA
- a CDS encoding FAD-dependent monooxygenase has translation MTDHAVAIAGGGPTGLMLAAELAIAGVDAVVVERCATQQVDGSRAGGLHSRTLEVLDQRGVVDRFLAAGQPMQIQGFAGIPLDISDFPTRHPYGLALWQGHIERLLAEWVAELGVPVIRETEVTGFAQDDDGVDVRLSDGRSIRAQFLVGCDGGRSTVRRAAGIEFPGSDATTSWLIAEVDMTEHPQIGMRREGGGIGPVDRERGGGPYRVVLKEQHIGQPGEPTLQQVSEALVLAYGTDYGVRSPTWISRFTDATRQAASYRAGRVLLAGDAAHVHPPQGGQGLNTGVQDAVNLGWKLAQVVENASPDALLDSYRAERHPVAAQVLRHTMAQVALSTPDDRHDALRGVLIDLLGLDQARRRLAGSLSGLDIHYDLDGTHPVVGRRMPDLDLDGPDGPTHVFELLHDARPILLVLAEPGGPVPPPSADRVRLVEARRQGGWELPVLGEVTAPPAVLIRPDGHVAWAGDPTDPALPRTIEAWFGVSPGSAP, from the coding sequence ATGACCGACCACGCCGTGGCGATAGCCGGCGGCGGCCCGACGGGACTCATGCTGGCTGCCGAGCTGGCCATCGCCGGGGTCGACGCCGTCGTCGTCGAGCGGTGCGCCACCCAGCAGGTCGACGGCTCCCGCGCCGGTGGGCTGCACTCCCGCACCCTCGAGGTGCTCGACCAGCGCGGCGTCGTCGACAGGTTCCTCGCGGCGGGGCAGCCGATGCAGATCCAGGGCTTCGCCGGGATCCCGCTGGACATCAGCGACTTCCCCACCCGGCACCCCTACGGGCTCGCGCTCTGGCAGGGGCACATCGAGCGGCTCCTCGCGGAGTGGGTCGCCGAGCTGGGCGTCCCCGTGATCCGGGAGACCGAGGTGACCGGCTTCGCGCAGGACGACGACGGCGTCGACGTGCGCCTCTCCGACGGCCGCTCGATCCGCGCGCAGTTCCTGGTGGGCTGCGACGGCGGGCGCAGCACGGTGCGGAGGGCCGCGGGCATCGAGTTCCCCGGGTCGGACGCCACGACGAGCTGGCTGATCGCCGAGGTGGACATGACGGAGCATCCGCAGATCGGGATGCGCCGTGAGGGCGGCGGCATCGGGCCGGTCGATCGCGAGCGGGGCGGCGGGCCGTACCGGGTGGTGCTCAAGGAGCAGCACATCGGCCAGCCCGGCGAGCCCACGCTGCAGCAGGTCAGCGAGGCGCTCGTCCTCGCCTACGGGACTGACTACGGGGTGCGCAGCCCCACCTGGATCTCCCGGTTCACCGACGCGACCCGGCAGGCGGCGTCCTACCGTGCGGGCCGCGTGCTGCTCGCGGGCGACGCCGCCCACGTGCACCCGCCGCAGGGCGGCCAAGGGCTCAACACCGGCGTGCAGGACGCGGTGAACCTCGGCTGGAAGCTGGCCCAGGTCGTCGAGAACGCCTCGCCCGACGCCCTCCTGGACAGCTACCGCGCGGAGCGGCACCCGGTGGCGGCGCAGGTGCTGCGGCACACCATGGCGCAGGTCGCGCTGAGCACCCCGGATGACCGCCACGACGCCCTGCGCGGCGTCCTCATCGACCTGCTGGGGCTCGACCAGGCGCGCCGACGCCTGGCCGGGAGCCTCTCCGGCCTGGACATCCACTACGACCTCGATGGAACGCACCCGGTGGTCGGGCGGCGCATGCCTGATCTCGACCTCGACGGCCCCGACGGCCCCACCCACGTCTTCGAGCTGCTGCACGACGCACGCCCGATCCTGCTCGTCCTCGCAGAGCCCGGTGGGCCCGTACCGCCCCCGTCGGCTGATCGCGTGCGCCTGGTCGAGGCCAGGCGCCAGGGCGGCTGGGAGCTGCCGGTGCTGGGCGAGGTCACCGCTCCCCCGGCCGTTCTGATCCGGCCTGACGGGCATGTCGCCTGGGCTGGGGACCCCACCGACCCGGCGCTGCCCCGGACGATCGAGGCCTGGTTCGGCGTCAGTCCCGGGTCTGCACCGTGA
- a CDS encoding sigma-70 family RNA polymerase sigma factor, translating into MGGTRPEDSPLGDAELITAARAGDAEAFGQLYERHAGATWAVARQYTNSAADAEDVVAETFAKVFAILKEGGGPDVAFRAYVFTAARRLGMQRVQAGRRTEATDDVRVLESVLGAEESTEAPAMADFERGVVAQAYSTLPERWQAVLWYTEVESLSPAKIGPLLGLSANGVAALAYRAREGLRQAYLQQHLQEPLASGCREVAGKLGAYVRGGLAARDTTQVDGHLEGCGDCRALLLELGDVNHGMRAVIAPLVLGAVGLGVLAHPLPVSGGLAAGVAALGGGGGAAIAAGTTATATTAAGTAAAAGTTASGTTASGTAATGTAATGTAATGTSATGAGAVGGASASGAAAGGVAAGAAAGGAAAVGGVAGIGAALASLPLAVIGLAAASIVVVAAVATAGALGVFSQDPDASASDAVVTSAPAPTTSDTTTARPVSPTDLPSPFASPDVPAADAGPESVDPGVSTDSRRPPVTTVAVGGAAEPEGDAGPAAEPGSAAAPPAAEPDSGASPAPSPAPGPSPAPGQPTEPPVSPTPAQITVPASGPVVLVADGAEQGLSINIENSGGATATGLRAEITLPPGAVLASTTTRIVASPLRMALASPSAVGARLAVGGASGWVCAGTAGGGVATCALDRLEPGSTAILTLQVVVDDSALGGAEAVVSIQVTGDGLAPLRLQAPVLVHRQARLDVAAASSVDLVEGQRQQVRVTVANGGDVPVRGAAVRVAPPTGVEWAASPGASGPGWSCESEPSGAVLCVRDLDAGAVAPLMLHVRAATGVVPGPIGAFHVTASAAGARAGQVDIGVVARASRLAFASAPVARLLDGGGGRVEATVANSGNHPAQGAVAEFVLPRHLAANLTSDLGGASCVVGEAGTVRCALGTVEPGATASVAVGVRAVAAGSDDVTVRLTGGTGAEVVERAAAAAGWGGFAPRFSQAGGWSVTQVGAPLLSCLGVPGTGVTLPGACQNAVAGAGSALDNNDFLMVPLNAAGGRHVSSSARLEVPADREIAFAGLYWSANHARFDQLTGDRATVRLRGPGEVAYSALTGEVLAEVQDDARRAYYQSFADVTEQVRAGGPGVWSVADIAVASTRLDLTPTYYAGWALVVVYAEPGAGAVAVYDGGAWASGLGQSAPAFAFAADGSRAQIGVVGWEGDRSSSGDSLLLDGSALTPWRWTGSALAATGSSANAFDSTAVGWSGANSLGVDAKPFQEAPLRQPVSTLTAVATGDRYLLGVITVQTRD; encoded by the coding sequence ATGGGTGGGACGCGACCCGAGGATTCACCCCTCGGTGATGCCGAGCTCATCACCGCTGCCCGCGCCGGAGACGCCGAGGCGTTCGGCCAGCTCTACGAGCGGCACGCCGGGGCCACCTGGGCCGTGGCCCGCCAGTACACGAACTCCGCCGCCGACGCGGAGGATGTCGTCGCCGAGACGTTCGCCAAGGTCTTCGCGATCCTCAAAGAGGGTGGCGGTCCTGACGTGGCCTTCCGCGCGTACGTGTTCACCGCCGCACGGCGCCTCGGCATGCAACGCGTCCAGGCGGGCCGTCGCACCGAGGCCACCGACGACGTCCGCGTCCTCGAGTCTGTCCTCGGCGCCGAGGAGTCCACCGAGGCCCCTGCCATGGCCGACTTCGAGCGCGGAGTCGTCGCCCAGGCCTACAGCACGCTGCCCGAGCGCTGGCAGGCCGTGCTCTGGTACACCGAGGTCGAGTCGCTCAGCCCGGCGAAGATCGGTCCGCTGCTCGGCCTGTCCGCGAACGGGGTCGCCGCGCTCGCCTACCGGGCCCGCGAGGGGTTGCGGCAGGCCTACCTCCAGCAGCACCTGCAAGAGCCGTTGGCTTCCGGGTGCCGTGAGGTGGCCGGCAAGCTCGGGGCATACGTCCGCGGCGGCCTCGCCGCCCGGGACACCACGCAGGTCGACGGCCATCTCGAAGGATGCGGCGACTGCCGTGCGTTGCTGCTCGAGCTTGGCGACGTCAACCACGGGATGCGGGCGGTCATCGCGCCGCTGGTGCTCGGCGCCGTCGGGCTCGGCGTCCTCGCGCACCCGTTGCCGGTCAGCGGTGGCCTCGCCGCTGGCGTCGCGGCGTTGGGCGGCGGGGGTGGGGCAGCCATCGCGGCCGGGACCACCGCGACGGCAACCACGGCGGCCGGCACGGCGGCCGCAGCTGGCACCACGGCGTCTGGCACCACGGCGTCTGGCACCGCCGCGACCGGCACTGCGGCGACCGGCACTGCGGCGACCGGCACTTCGGCGACCGGTGCGGGGGCCGTTGGAGGTGCGAGCGCGAGCGGTGCGGCAGCGGGTGGAGTAGCAGCGGGCGCGGCGGCGGGGGGCGCCGCCGCAGTGGGCGGGGTCGCCGGGATCGGCGCCGCGCTGGCCTCCTTGCCGCTGGCCGTCATCGGGCTGGCCGCGGCGTCGATCGTGGTCGTTGCTGCCGTGGCCACCGCCGGGGCGCTCGGCGTCTTCTCGCAAGATCCGGACGCCTCCGCCTCGGACGCGGTGGTCACGTCCGCTCCTGCGCCCACGACGAGCGACACGACCACTGCCCGGCCCGTCTCGCCCACCGACCTGCCGAGCCCGTTCGCCTCCCCGGACGTGCCCGCTGCCGACGCGGGCCCCGAGTCCGTGGACCCGGGCGTGAGCACGGATTCGAGGCGCCCTCCGGTGACTACGGTTGCCGTCGGAGGCGCAGCCGAGCCCGAGGGCGACGCGGGACCCGCCGCGGAGCCGGGATCCGCCGCCGCGCCGCCTGCCGCGGAGCCGGATTCTGGAGCGTCGCCGGCGCCATCCCCTGCGCCGGGCCCGTCGCCGGCGCCCGGTCAGCCGACCGAGCCGCCGGTCAGCCCGACGCCAGCCCAGATCACCGTCCCGGCCTCGGGTCCCGTGGTGCTGGTCGCGGACGGCGCCGAGCAGGGCCTCAGCATCAACATCGAGAACTCGGGTGGGGCGACCGCCACCGGCCTCCGGGCCGAGATCACCCTCCCGCCGGGTGCGGTCCTCGCGTCCACCACGACGCGGATCGTCGCGTCACCGCTCCGCATGGCGCTGGCCTCCCCGTCCGCGGTGGGTGCCCGTCTCGCCGTGGGCGGCGCGAGCGGGTGGGTCTGCGCCGGGACCGCCGGCGGCGGCGTCGCGACGTGCGCGCTCGACCGGTTGGAGCCGGGTTCCACGGCGATCCTCACGCTGCAGGTGGTGGTGGACGACTCGGCGCTGGGCGGCGCTGAGGCAGTCGTCTCGATCCAGGTCACCGGTGACGGGCTCGCGCCCCTGCGGCTGCAGGCGCCGGTGCTGGTGCACCGCCAGGCGCGGTTGGACGTGGCGGCGGCCTCGTCGGTCGACCTCGTGGAGGGGCAGCGGCAGCAGGTGCGGGTGACCGTCGCCAACGGCGGGGACGTCCCCGTGCGGGGCGCGGCGGTGCGGGTCGCGCCGCCGACCGGTGTCGAGTGGGCGGCGTCGCCCGGCGCGTCCGGGCCGGGCTGGTCGTGCGAGTCGGAGCCCTCGGGTGCGGTGCTGTGCGTTCGCGACCTCGACGCCGGGGCGGTGGCGCCGCTGATGCTGCACGTGCGGGCGGCGACGGGCGTCGTCCCTGGCCCGATCGGCGCCTTCCACGTGACGGCGTCGGCGGCGGGGGCACGCGCCGGACAGGTGGACATCGGCGTCGTGGCCCGGGCGTCGCGGCTGGCCTTCGCCTCGGCCCCGGTGGCGCGTCTGCTCGATGGCGGCGGCGGTCGGGTGGAGGCCACGGTGGCCAACTCCGGGAACCACCCCGCGCAGGGGGCGGTCGCCGAGTTCGTCCTCCCGCGCCACCTGGCCGCGAACCTCACGTCGGATCTCGGCGGGGCGTCGTGCGTGGTGGGAGAGGCCGGAACGGTGCGGTGCGCCCTCGGGACGGTGGAGCCCGGCGCGACGGCATCCGTGGCGGTGGGCGTGCGGGCCGTCGCCGCGGGCTCGGACGACGTCACAGTGCGGCTGACCGGCGGAACCGGCGCCGAGGTTGTGGAGCGGGCGGCCGCCGCCGCCGGGTGGGGCGGCTTCGCGCCACGGTTCAGCCAAGCGGGCGGGTGGTCGGTCACCCAGGTCGGCGCGCCGCTGCTCAGCTGCCTGGGCGTGCCCGGCACCGGCGTGACCTTGCCCGGCGCGTGCCAGAACGCCGTGGCCGGCGCCGGGTCGGCACTCGACAACAACGACTTCCTCATGGTCCCGCTCAACGCGGCCGGAGGGCGGCACGTCTCCTCCAGCGCCCGGCTCGAGGTCCCCGCCGATCGGGAGATCGCCTTCGCGGGCCTCTACTGGTCGGCGAACCACGCCCGCTTCGACCAGCTCACCGGCGACCGCGCGACCGTCCGCCTGCGCGGGCCGGGGGAGGTGGCGTACAGCGCCCTCACCGGCGAGGTGCTCGCCGAGGTCCAGGACGACGCGCGCCGGGCCTACTACCAGTCGTTCGCCGACGTGACCGAGCAGGTGCGCGCGGGCGGCCCCGGGGTGTGGTCCGTCGCCGACATCGCCGTCGCGTCGACCCGGCTCGACCTGACCCCGACCTACTACGCCGGGTGGGCGCTCGTGGTGGTCTACGCCGAGCCGGGCGCCGGAGCCGTCGCCGTGTACGACGGCGGCGCCTGGGCCAGCGGGTTGGGCCAGTCCGCGCCAGCGTTCGCCTTCGCCGCTGACGGGTCCCGAGCGCAGATCGGCGTCGTCGGCTGGGAGGGCGACCGGAGTTCGAGCGGCGACTCGCTGCTGCTCGACGGCTCGGCCCTGACCCCGTGGCGCTGGACGGGCTCGGCGCTCGCCGCGACCGGTTCGTCCGCGAACGCGTTCGACTCGACCGCCGTCGGATGGAGCGGCGCCAACTCGCTGGGCGTGGACGCCAAGCCCTTCCAGGAGGCGCCGCTGCGCCAGCCGGTCAGCACCCTGACCGCGGTCGCCACAGGCGACCGTTACCTGCTCGGCGTCATCACGGTGCAGACCCGGGACTGA
- a CDS encoding phosphotransferase family protein, translating into MCSAGIAPDAAPHAPAVPGPVLAAGRDADVFALDEERVLRRYRSGRSALGEVRLMAHARSHGFPAPEVFSAQGPDLEMERLHGPTLLQAMAADEVSIADGAAVLADLHTRLHTVPLPEVAGDGSAQSGAPLASRLDQCLVHLDLHPANIILTEPHGPALVDWANATIGPAGLDVAMTSVIIAEVAVDAGGAYSRAARALLVAFLALAGVDPRPHLDVAAQRRAHDTTLVPGERELVPLAQELVRHYADIAFDSPASDARA; encoded by the coding sequence ATGTGCTCCGCCGGAATCGCTCCCGACGCCGCCCCACATGCTCCGGCCGTCCCGGGTCCCGTGCTCGCCGCAGGGCGTGACGCGGACGTCTTCGCCCTCGACGAGGAGCGGGTGCTGCGGCGCTACCGCTCCGGCCGCTCCGCCCTCGGCGAGGTGCGGCTGATGGCCCACGCCCGCTCCCACGGCTTCCCCGCCCCCGAGGTCTTCAGCGCCCAAGGCCCCGACCTGGAGATGGAGCGGCTGCACGGCCCCACCCTGCTGCAGGCCATGGCCGCGGACGAGGTGTCGATCGCTGACGGGGCCGCCGTCCTCGCCGACCTGCACACCCGCCTGCACACCGTGCCGCTGCCCGAGGTGGCGGGAGACGGCTCCGCGCAGTCCGGGGCGCCGCTGGCCAGTCGGCTCGACCAGTGCCTCGTCCACCTGGACCTGCACCCGGCCAACATCATCCTCACCGAGCCGCACGGCCCCGCGCTGGTCGACTGGGCCAACGCCACGATCGGCCCGGCAGGCCTCGACGTCGCCATGACGTCCGTGATCATCGCCGAGGTCGCCGTCGACGCTGGCGGCGCCTACTCACGGGCCGCCCGCGCCCTGCTGGTCGCCTTCCTCGCTCTCGCCGGTGTGGACCCGCGCCCCCATCTCGACGTCGCGGCCCAGCGGCGCGCCCACGACACCACCCTGGTGCCCGGCGAGCGCGAGCTCGTCCCGCTGGCCCAGGAGTTGGTCCGGCACTACGCCGACATCGCCTTCGACTCGCCCGCGAGCGACGCCCGCGCCTGA
- a CDS encoding alpha/beta fold hydrolase: MTPPVRQWFAGHGDGPEPLVLLHPGGADSRVFESLLPHLGHRYRVLMPDRRGHGRTPDVDGPLTYAAMADDTADLIDAQVGAPVHLLGYSDGAVVALEVARRRPDLVRDVVLVAGVFHRDGWEPGVLEEAEAVVAPMADAYAEVSPDGPEHYPVIVAKNAQMRRSELTLTEEDVAAVACPALVIVGDDDEVRLEHAIALYRALPRGELAVVPHASHGVLVEHPAWCASLVCALHEPDRGETFAPRRRAER, encoded by the coding sequence ATGACCCCGCCCGTCCGCCAGTGGTTCGCCGGGCACGGCGATGGGCCCGAGCCGCTGGTGCTGCTGCACCCCGGTGGCGCCGACTCGCGGGTCTTCGAGTCGCTGCTCCCGCACCTGGGGCACCGCTACCGGGTGCTCATGCCGGACCGGCGCGGTCACGGGCGCACCCCGGACGTCGACGGCCCGCTGACCTACGCCGCGATGGCCGACGACACGGCCGACCTCATCGACGCGCAAGTCGGGGCGCCGGTGCACCTGCTCGGGTACAGCGACGGCGCCGTGGTCGCGCTGGAGGTCGCTCGCCGACGCCCGGACCTGGTCCGGGATGTCGTGCTGGTCGCTGGGGTCTTCCACCGGGACGGGTGGGAACCCGGGGTGCTGGAGGAGGCGGAGGCGGTCGTCGCGCCCATGGCTGACGCCTACGCCGAGGTCTCGCCCGATGGGCCGGAGCACTACCCGGTGATCGTGGCCAAGAACGCGCAGATGCGCCGCAGCGAGCTGACGCTCACCGAGGAGGACGTCGCGGCTGTGGCCTGCCCGGCGCTGGTCATCGTCGGCGACGACGACGAGGTGCGGCTCGAGCACGCGATCGCGCTGTACCGGGCACTGCCGCGGGGCGAGCTCGCGGTCGTTCCCCATGCCTCGCACGGTGTGCTGGTCGAGCACCCGGCGTGGTGCGCGTCCCTGGTGTGCGCGCTGCATGAGCCCGACCGCGGCGAGACGTTCGCGCCCCGGCGGCGCGCCGAGCGGTAG
- a CDS encoding Atu4866 domain-containing protein codes for MPETTSHPYVGMWHTADGRVRHELLPGGRYVEARGTRESAYTGRYTVTGDHIDYVDDTGFTADGDFIQGVLHHGGMVLRRVE; via the coding sequence ATGCCCGAGACCACCTCTCACCCCTATGTCGGCATGTGGCACACCGCTGACGGGCGCGTCCGCCACGAGTTGCTCCCCGGCGGGCGATACGTCGAGGCTCGCGGGACGCGGGAGTCCGCGTACACCGGCAGGTACACCGTCACCGGCGATCACATCGACTACGTGGACGACACGGGGTTCACCGCGGACGGCGACTTCATCCAGGGCGTTCTGCATCACGGCGGCATGGTCCTGCGCCGCGTCGAGTAG
- a CDS encoding Atu4866 domain-containing protein, producing MNNAFTPELLARIIDNQAAYAQPLLFVGAQVHVFDSLVGEMEDADILLGEGFIVGTGPGIVTAAGDDNALVIDCAGMVIVPVVIDARAALGLNASRASDVGTLWPGNTGSFAIVDAALATDAASAIMTVLTRPESVAAIVVDGKVVLWNGERTANAPERPDSTRAGEVAASTSPYLGMWIDTSDFLHQELTADGRYDETRGGRPHAFQGSFWIDGERIDYLDDLGFWAFGEFIDGVLHHGPYTLERR from the coding sequence ATGAACAACGCATTCACACCCGAGCTGCTGGCACGCATCATCGACAACCAGGCCGCCTACGCGCAGCCGTTGCTGTTCGTCGGCGCCCAGGTCCACGTGTTCGACTCGCTGGTCGGAGAGATGGAGGATGCTGACATCCTCCTCGGCGAGGGGTTCATCGTCGGCACCGGCCCGGGCATCGTGACAGCCGCGGGCGACGACAACGCCCTCGTGATCGACTGCGCGGGCATGGTCATCGTGCCCGTGGTGATCGATGCCCGTGCCGCGCTCGGCCTCAATGCCAGCCGGGCCTCGGATGTCGGGACCCTCTGGCCGGGGAACACGGGGAGCTTCGCGATCGTGGACGCCGCGCTGGCGACCGACGCCGCGAGCGCCATCATGACCGTGCTGACGCGGCCTGAGTCCGTGGCGGCGATCGTCGTCGACGGCAAGGTCGTGCTCTGGAACGGGGAGCGGACCGCGAACGCCCCCGAACGGCCGGACTCCACGCGTGCGGGTGAGGTCGCCGCTTCCACCAGCCCTTACCTGGGGATGTGGATCGACACGTCTGACTTCCTTCACCAGGAGCTCACGGCGGATGGACGCTACGACGAGACCCGTGGCGGCCGCCCGCACGCGTTCCAGGGTTCCTTCTGGATCGATGGCGAGCGCATCGACTACCTCGACGACCTGGGCTTCTGGGCGTTCGGCGAGTTCATCGACGGTGTCCTCCACCACGGGCCCTACACGCTCGAGCGCCGCTGA